A single window of Salmo salar chromosome ssa21, Ssal_v3.1, whole genome shotgun sequence DNA harbors:
- the LOC106582430 gene encoding claudin-10 isoform X1 produces MGQQTPCIFFHQCGARAGNSSTAIFPPSCLVSLHTEAAMNYRTVVMYMEIGCFVVCVSGWILVCSTMPTEIWTWSEVESIVLTSSNYFSNLWKDCVSDSTGVSDCKGIPSMFGLNWDIHMCRALIIISIILGFFGAILVLVGMKCTKIGGSEVANARVTFAGGMNYLVSGLCSMIAFSYYGNKIRAEFQDPNFRAQKFEIGVAVYIGWGGSTLLVIGGLIYSVFAGKEACQSSSKNKHMPVYKLPDADVAPPAKPTYRPVSTALTEGGESRESKTSRVSSETRRSGSSSKTLSSLNAYV; encoded by the exons ATGGGTCAGCAAACACCTTGCATCTTCTTCCATCAGTGTGGAGCAA GAGCAGGCAACAGCTCTACTGccatctttcctccctcctgtctGGTGTCTTTGCACACAGAGGCAGCCATGAATTACAGGACAGTAGTAATGTACATGGAGATTGGCTGCTTTGTGGTCTGTGTGAGTGGATGGATCCTGGTCTGCTCTACAATGCCCACTGAGATATGGACCTGGTCTGAGGTAGAAAGCATTGTTCTGACCAGTTCAAACTACTTCTCCAACCTCTGGAAGGATTGCGTTTCTGATTCAACTGGAGTATCCGATTGCAAGGGTATCCCATCGATGTTCGGACTCAACT GGGACATCCATATGTGCCGGGCTCTGATCATCATCTCTATTATTTTGGGATTCTTCGGGGCCATTCTGGTCCTAGTCGGAATGAAGTGCACTAAGATAGGAGGATCTGAGGTTGCAAATGCAAGAGTGACTTTTGCTGGAGGGATGAACTATCTTGTGTCtg GGTTGTGTTCCATGATTGCATTCTCTTATTATGGAAACAAAATAAGAGCGGAATTTCAGGATCCCAATTTCAGGGCACAAAA GTTTGAAATCGGAGTAGCTGTGTACATTGGCTGGGGAGGCTCCACCCTACTGGTCATTGGAGGCCTCATTTACAGTGTCTTTGCTGGGAAGGAAGCATGTCAGTCAAG CTCAAAGAATAAACACATGCCTGTCTACAAGCTCCCTGACGCCGACGTGGCACCTCCAGCTAAACCGACGTACAGACCGGTGTCAACAGCACTCACAGAGGGTGGAGAGAGCAGGGAGTCCAAGACCAGCAGAGTCAGCAGTGAGACTAGGAGAAGTGGGAGCAGTAGCAAGACACTCTCCAGTTTGAACGCGTATGTGTGA
- the LOC106582430 gene encoding claudin-10 isoform X2: protein MNYRTVVMYMEIGCFVVCVSGWILVCSTMPTEIWTWSEVESIVLTSSNYFSNLWKDCVSDSTGVSDCKGIPSMFGLNWDIHMCRALIIISIILGFFGAILVLVGMKCTKIGGSEVANARVTFAGGMNYLVSGLCSMIAFSYYGNKIRAEFQDPNFRAQKFEIGVAVYIGWGGSTLLVIGGLIYSVFAGKEACQSSSKNKHMPVYKLPDADVAPPAKPTYRPVSTALTEGGESRESKTSRVSSETRRSGSSSKTLSSLNAYV, encoded by the exons ATGAATTACAGGACAGTAGTAATGTACATGGAGATTGGCTGCTTTGTGGTCTGTGTGAGTGGATGGATCCTGGTCTGCTCTACAATGCCCACTGAGATATGGACCTGGTCTGAGGTAGAAAGCATTGTTCTGACCAGTTCAAACTACTTCTCCAACCTCTGGAAGGATTGCGTTTCTGATTCAACTGGAGTATCCGATTGCAAGGGTATCCCATCGATGTTCGGACTCAACT GGGACATCCATATGTGCCGGGCTCTGATCATCATCTCTATTATTTTGGGATTCTTCGGGGCCATTCTGGTCCTAGTCGGAATGAAGTGCACTAAGATAGGAGGATCTGAGGTTGCAAATGCAAGAGTGACTTTTGCTGGAGGGATGAACTATCTTGTGTCtg GGTTGTGTTCCATGATTGCATTCTCTTATTATGGAAACAAAATAAGAGCGGAATTTCAGGATCCCAATTTCAGGGCACAAAA GTTTGAAATCGGAGTAGCTGTGTACATTGGCTGGGGAGGCTCCACCCTACTGGTCATTGGAGGCCTCATTTACAGTGTCTTTGCTGGGAAGGAAGCATGTCAGTCAAG CTCAAAGAATAAACACATGCCTGTCTACAAGCTCCCTGACGCCGACGTGGCACCTCCAGCTAAACCGACGTACAGACCGGTGTCAACAGCACTCACAGAGGGTGGAGAGAGCAGGGAGTCCAAGACCAGCAGAGTCAGCAGTGAGACTAGGAGAAGTGGGAGCAGTAGCAAGACACTCTCCAGTTTGAACGCGTATGTGTGA